From a region of the Constantimarinum furrinae genome:
- a CDS encoding NifU family protein, giving the protein MTGKELKSKVEDALDEIRPFLQSDGGDISLLSIDDDTIVRVQLQGACVGCTVNQMTLKSGVEMTIKKHAPQIEKVINVEL; this is encoded by the coding sequence ATGACCGGAAAAGAACTTAAATCTAAGGTAGAGGATGCACTCGATGAGATTCGTCCTTTTTTGCAAAGTGATGGCGGCGATATATCGCTACTGTCCATCGACGATGACACCATCGTGCGCGTTCAGTTACAGGGCGCTTGTGTGGGCTGTACGGTAAACCAGATGACCTTAAAGAGTGGCGTGGAAATGACGATTAAGAAGCATGCACCACAGATCGAAAAGGTGATCAATGTCGAGCTTTAA
- a CDS encoding NAD(P)/FAD-dependent oxidoreductase, whose protein sequence is MIKTDILIIGAGPTGLFTVFEAGLLKLHCHLIDALPQPGGQCAEIYPKKPIYDIPAFPEILAGELVDNLLKQIEPFQPGFTLGERAQTIEKLDDGTFIVTTNKGTKHHAPVVAIAGGLGSFEPRKPPITNIADYEDKGVEYIIRDPELYRNKKVVIAGGGDSALDWSIFLADVASQVTLIHRRNEFRGALDSVEKVQELKNAGNIELITPAEVIDIVGEDRVKGVSIKRGADVFNKECDHFIPLFGLAPKLGPIADWGLEIEKNAIKVDNSLDYQTNIPGIYAIGDVNTYPGKLKLILCGFHEATLMCQSAFQRIFPDKRYVMKYTTVGGVEGFDGSKKEAPKSVIKSID, encoded by the coding sequence ATGATTAAAACAGATATTCTTATTATTGGTGCAGGTCCTACGGGACTTTTTACCGTTTTTGAAGCCGGATTACTTAAATTGCACTGCCATCTTATCGATGCCTTGCCACAACCCGGCGGACAATGTGCCGAGATCTATCCTAAAAAACCTATATACGATATTCCCGCCTTTCCCGAAATACTTGCAGGCGAATTGGTGGACAATCTTTTAAAGCAAATTGAACCCTTTCAACCCGGATTTACCCTGGGAGAACGAGCTCAAACCATCGAGAAACTCGACGATGGGACCTTTATAGTAACCACCAATAAAGGGACTAAACACCATGCTCCTGTGGTTGCTATTGCCGGTGGATTAGGCAGTTTTGAACCCAGAAAACCGCCAATAACTAATATAGCAGACTACGAAGACAAAGGAGTGGAGTACATTATTCGGGACCCCGAATTGTACCGAAATAAAAAGGTGGTCATCGCGGGGGGCGGAGATTCAGCTCTGGATTGGAGTATCTTCCTGGCCGATGTGGCTTCTCAGGTTACCCTTATTCACAGACGAAATGAGTTCAGAGGTGCTCTGGACAGCGTGGAGAAAGTTCAGGAACTTAAAAATGCTGGTAACATAGAATTGATCACCCCGGCCGAAGTGATCGATATCGTTGGAGAAGATCGGGTTAAGGGCGTTTCAATAAAACGTGGTGCCGATGTTTTTAACAAGGAATGCGATCACTTTATTCCGTTATTCGGATTGGCGCCAAAATTGGGGCCTATTGCCGATTGGGGACTGGAAATTGAAAAGAATGCCATAAAAGTCGATAATTCCCTCGATTATCAGACTAACATTCCCGGGATCTATGCCATAGGCGATGTTAATACCTACCCCGGAAAACTAAAACTCATCCTTTGTGGCTTCCACGAAGCTACATTGATGTGCCAAAGTGCCTTTCAGCGCATCTTTCCCGATAAACGTTATGTGATGAAGTATACAACAGTGGGTGGCGTGGAAGGATTTGACGGCAGCAAGAAGGAAGCGCCAAAGTCGGTAATAAAATCTATTGATTAA
- a CDS encoding acyl-CoA dehydrogenase family protein — translation MKPDLFEAPDYYNLDDLLTDEHKLVREAAREWVKRDVSPIIEEYAQKAEFPEEIIGGLAEIGAFGPYIPEEYGGAGLDQIAYGLIMQEIERGDSGVRSTASVQSSLVMYPIWKYGTEEQRKKYLPKLASGEWMGSFGLTEPDHGSNPGGMTTNFKDMGDHYLLNGAKMWISNSPFCQIAVVWAKDENGRVHGLIVERGMEGFSTPETHGKWSLRASATGELIFDNVKVPKENLLPNKSGLGAPLGCLDSARFGIAWGAIGAAMDCYDTALRYSKERIQFGKPIGAFQLQQKKLAEMITEITKAQLLAWRLGVLRNEGKATSAQISMAKRNNVEMAINIAREARQILGGMGITGEYSIMRHSMNLESVITYEGTHDIHLLITGLDITGLNAFK, via the coding sequence ATGAAGCCCGACCTTTTTGAAGCACCCGACTACTACAACTTAGATGATCTTTTAACCGACGAGCATAAATTAGTACGCGAAGCTGCCCGTGAATGGGTAAAACGTGACGTATCTCCTATCATTGAAGAATACGCTCAAAAAGCAGAATTTCCCGAAGAGATCATTGGCGGATTGGCAGAAATTGGAGCCTTCGGACCTTATATCCCCGAGGAATACGGAGGGGCAGGACTGGATCAGATCGCTTACGGACTCATCATGCAGGAAATTGAACGTGGTGACAGCGGGGTACGCAGTACAGCTTCAGTGCAGTCTTCCCTGGTGATGTATCCTATCTGGAAATACGGCACCGAAGAACAACGCAAAAAATACCTGCCTAAACTGGCTTCGGGAGAATGGATGGGGTCTTTCGGATTAACCGAACCGGATCACGGTTCTAATCCGGGAGGCATGACCACCAATTTCAAAGATATGGGCGACCATTATTTACTGAATGGTGCCAAAATGTGGATCTCGAATTCTCCATTTTGTCAGATCGCCGTGGTATGGGCCAAGGATGAAAACGGACGCGTGCACGGTTTGATTGTAGAACGCGGAATGGAAGGCTTCAGTACTCCAGAAACTCACGGAAAATGGTCCCTACGGGCTTCAGCCACTGGGGAACTAATTTTTGACAATGTAAAAGTACCGAAAGAAAATCTTCTACCAAACAAATCAGGATTGGGTGCTCCCCTTGGGTGTCTTGATTCTGCGCGCTTCGGAATTGCCTGGGGTGCGATAGGTGCTGCCATGGATTGTTACGATACAGCATTGCGATATTCCAAGGAACGTATTCAGTTTGGAAAACCTATTGGGGCGTTTCAACTTCAGCAAAAAAAATTGGCCGAAATGATCACCGAGATCACTAAAGCTCAATTATTGGCCTGGCGATTAGGCGTGCTTCGCAATGAAGGGAAAGCAACTTCGGCGCAGATCTCAATGGCAAAACGGAATAATGTGGAAATGGCTATCAATATTGCCCGTGAGGCGCGACAGATCCTCGGAGGGATGGGAATCACCGGCGAATACAGTATTATGCGGCATTCTATGAACCTTGAAAGTGTGATCACCTATGAAGGAACACACGATATTCACTTATTGATCACCGGGCTGGACATAACCGGATTAAACGCCTTTAAATAG
- a CDS encoding metallophosphoesterase family protein translates to MSSQTRFSRAYKNAPRISFNDSSKFIVFSDCHRGDNSFADDFANNRNIYYHALKHYYNEGFTYCELGDGDELWENIEFKSVLEAHKNVFTLLRLFFAESRLHRLVGNHDMVYMNERYVEKNLYQYFNKVTGQDEPLFPNISFSEGLVLQHEVTGQELFMLHGHQADWMNYRGWKFNRFMVRALWRQLQVFGISDPTSPAKNYKELIKVERRTKKWIIDNNNLFTITGHTHRPRFPEPGDIAYFNDGSCVHPRSITGLEIENGAIALIKWQIATTEDGTLKVIRVLLEGPQKLIDYKTE, encoded by the coding sequence ATGTCTTCACAAACCCGATTTAGTCGTGCGTATAAAAATGCACCCCGGATTTCTTTTAACGACAGTTCAAAGTTTATTGTTTTTAGCGATTGTCACCGTGGAGACAATAGCTTTGCCGACGATTTTGCAAACAACCGGAATATCTATTATCATGCCTTAAAGCATTATTACAACGAAGGTTTTACCTATTGCGAACTGGGCGATGGAGACGAACTATGGGAGAATATCGAGTTTAAGTCGGTGTTGGAAGCTCATAAAAATGTGTTTACCTTATTGCGATTGTTTTTTGCCGAATCGCGCTTGCACCGGCTGGTTGGAAACCACGATATGGTCTATATGAACGAGCGCTATGTCGAAAAGAACTTGTATCAATATTTCAACAAGGTGACAGGGCAAGACGAACCACTTTTCCCTAATATTTCTTTTTCGGAAGGATTGGTGTTACAACACGAAGTTACCGGACAGGAATTATTCATGCTTCACGGACATCAGGCAGACTGGATGAATTACCGCGGGTGGAAGTTCAACCGGTTTATGGTACGTGCCTTATGGCGCCAATTACAGGTGTTCGGGATAAGCGATCCAACGAGTCCGGCAAAAAATTATAAGGAGCTTATTAAAGTAGAGCGTCGGACTAAAAAATGGATCATAGACAACAACAATTTGTTTACGATCACGGGGCATACTCACAGACCCCGTTTCCCCGAGCCCGGGGATATTGCTTATTTTAATGACGGCAGTTGTGTTCATCCCCGAAGTATTACAGGGTTGGAGATAGAAAACGGTGCCATAGCGCTTATAAAATGGCAGATCGCCACTACCGAGGACGGTACATTGAAGGTGATACGTGTTCTTTTAGAAGGACCTCAAAAACTAATAGATTATAAGACTGAATAG
- a CDS encoding 2Fe-2S iron-sulfur cluster-binding protein yields MDIRITITDREGTSHQIDAPTDMNMNLMEVIRSYELAPEGTIGICGGMAMCASCQCYIVSDHELPEMSYDEDAMLAEAFNVKNNSRLGCQIFITPQLQGLEVEIAPES; encoded by the coding sequence TTGGATATTAGAATTACAATAACCGACCGTGAAGGAACATCACATCAAATTGATGCACCAACCGATATGAATATGAACCTTATGGAGGTTATTCGTTCCTACGAACTCGCCCCCGAAGGGACCATTGGCATCTGTGGTGGTATGGCCATGTGTGCATCCTGCCAATGTTATATTGTAAGTGATCACGAACTGCCTGAAATGAGTTATGACGAAGATGCCATGCTTGCCGAAGCATTTAACGTAAAGAATAACAGCAGACTGGGCTGCCAGATCTTTATCACTCCACAACTCCAAGGACTCGAAGTGGAGATCGCCCCGGAATCCTAA
- a CDS encoding Mrp/NBP35 family ATP-binding protein has translation MKLNKKEILAALETITISGEGKNMVDSGAVQNVMCFADEVVVDLKISTPAMHIKKRAEADVIAAIKEKVSSEAKVQVNIQVEAPPKQESNPSNPNLIKGKPIPGIKNIIAVASGKGGVGKSTVTANLAVTLSKMGFKVGVLDADIYGPSIPIMFDVAMERPLSINVDGKSKMKPIESYGVKVLSIGFFTKPNQAVIWRGPMASKALNQLIFDAAWGELDFMLVDLPPGTGDIHLSIMQSLPITGAVVVSTPQTVALADARKGVAMFQQENINVPVLGIIENMAYFTPEELPDNKYYIFGKEGARNLAEDLEVPFLGEIPLVQSIREAGDAGRPAALQTATPLEEAFETLTRNVVEETVNRNDALPPTEAIKITTMAGCSAIKK, from the coding sequence ATGAAATTGAATAAGAAAGAGATACTTGCGGCATTGGAAACCATCACCATTTCGGGAGAAGGAAAAAATATGGTAGACAGCGGTGCAGTTCAGAATGTAATGTGCTTTGCCGATGAGGTTGTTGTAGATCTTAAGATCTCTACGCCCGCCATGCATATTAAAAAGCGGGCCGAAGCCGATGTGATCGCAGCGATCAAGGAAAAAGTCTCTTCCGAGGCTAAAGTTCAGGTCAATATACAGGTGGAAGCACCTCCAAAACAGGAATCCAACCCTTCAAATCCCAACCTCATTAAAGGTAAGCCCATCCCGGGAATCAAGAATATTATAGCTGTTGCCTCAGGAAAAGGAGGAGTAGGTAAATCTACCGTAACGGCAAACCTTGCGGTTACCTTGTCTAAAATGGGATTTAAAGTTGGAGTTCTGGATGCCGATATTTACGGCCCTTCTATTCCCATCATGTTCGATGTGGCCATGGAACGCCCTCTGTCCATAAATGTGGATGGAAAAAGTAAAATGAAACCTATCGAAAGTTATGGGGTAAAGGTATTATCGATCGGATTCTTTACGAAACCCAATCAGGCAGTGATTTGGAGAGGCCCTATGGCTTCCAAGGCACTCAATCAGTTAATTTTCGATGCCGCCTGGGGTGAATTGGATTTTATGCTGGTAGACCTTCCACCCGGAACAGGGGATATACACCTTAGCATTATGCAGTCCCTGCCCATTACCGGTGCCGTAGTGGTAAGCACACCGCAAACAGTTGCGCTGGCCGATGCCCGCAAAGGAGTGGCCATGTTCCAACAGGAAAACATTAATGTTCCCGTTTTGGGAATCATAGAAAATATGGCGTACTTCACTCCCGAGGAACTGCCCGATAACAAATATTATATTTTTGGAAAGGAAGGTGCCAGAAACCTTGCCGAAGACCTGGAAGTTCCCTTTTTAGGTGAAATTCCGTTGGTTCAAAGCATACGGGAAGCCGGCGATGCCGGAAGACCTGCCGCCTTACAGACGGCAACTCCATTAGAAGAAGCATTCGAAACGCTAACCCGAAATGTAGTCGAGGAAACCGTGAATAGAAACGATGCGCTTCCGCCTACCGAAGCAATTAAAATAACCACCATGGCAGGTTGCAGCGCCATAAAAAAATAA